The Labilibaculum sp. sequence TTAACCCATAATCATTGGCATCAGAAAGGATATCTTCGTATAAACGCATGGTCTCTTGCTTATCCCCACCAAAGAAATCTACTTTTAACCCTTTTACACCGGCTTCTTTTAACCATTTCATCTCCTTTTTACGGGCAATAGAAGAATTCATCTTATTTAAAGGTGTCATAAAAGCATCATTGGCTGCACCATTGGAATTGTACCAAAGAAAAACACCCACATCCTTTGATGCGGCATAGTTGATAAGCTCTTTCATCTTCTCATATCCAATATTTTTATCCCACCATGCATCAATTAAAATATACTCATAGCCCATATCAGCTGCCAAATCAACATACTTCACCTGATCTTCATAATTCATGCTGGCATCCTGCCATACAATCCAACTCCAGGTACTACGTCCATATTCAAATTTTTGGGAAGCTTCATACAAAGGCTCAACGACATCGTAAGGAATGGTTGTTTCAACAATTGGTTGAAGTGTTTCTCCTATTGTTATGGTGCGCCAAGGTGTAACGCCAGGAAGGCCAATTTGTGCACCTGAATTTCCAAAGCCATTGTTTTGCTTCGGGTTTGGAAATTCGACGGTATAACCGCCATTTTTGAATCCACTCAAATGAGCTGCACAATATTGGCTATTAACACCGGTTTCAGAAACTAAAGCCCAACCTGTATCTCCAATTCGAAACAAACCAGGAAAAACATACCCTTCTCCAGAAGTTGTTTGATCCATTGGCACATTAGCCTGATATCCACTTTCGTAGCTTGGCGCTGTGCGTGCAAATCCCTCCATCGGATTCATCATAAAGGATAAAAAGGCATTGGTACCTGTAGGAAAATGAAAACCTGTAGTTTCTTTCTCAACCACACAAACCATTGTTTTATCCCATGCAGGCAATTCGTAACGAAATGCAATGTTGTTGTTGCTAACCTGAAATAAAACTGCTATTTCTTTTTCCTGTTCGTTTTTAAAGGAACATGCAAGAGTATTGGCATTGTATTCTACATCAGACTGCTTAATTTTTTCTTCTGTGTAGCTTTTATATACATTACCTGTTGTTGACTTAACCAGAACCATCCCCTTGCTAAAATCGCCCTCATTAGTAATTAACCCTAAGGGAGAATCCACTAAAACGGTTGACTCTTTATAAGAAACAGAATAAACCAGGTTGCCATTTTTCACCTCAATATTTACTTTGAGGTTGCCATCAGGGCTAAATACCATTTTTGCTTGTTGCGAATAGATTGCTGTTGCCAGAAGCATACAGCCTAAAAAAAACAATGCTCTCATATTGTTGAATTATTTATTTTATAAATTTCCATGCATCAAAGTGAAAAAGCTCACCTTCACCTCCCTTAAAAACAAGATAAAGATCATGCTTGCCTTTCACTTTTTTCACCTTTGTTGTGAATGACTTCCATCTATCATCCCCACCTGTATTTTCAATTTCACAATTACCAATAAGTGAACCATCTTTATCATCCAACCTAATCTCTATTTTCCCTATGACTAAGGAAGTCACAATGGCTTCAAACTCTTTTGCTCCTTTTTCAAAATCAACACCTACAACTTGTAAATAGTCATTATTATGAATATGGGTTACATACATTCCTTTTGAAGTATTTTTATTTGTCTTAAGCCCCTCGCTCCAAGCCATTGTTTCTGCTTCAACATTTTGGTAAGGATTAAATGAGCCAATTTGAGCAGGTCCCTCTACGGACCAATAATGGCGATTTTGTATTGTGCCATCATCATTATAAACCATTTCATCCATATCAACCGATCGCCTTTCATAAAAGGTGCTTGTTGATTGCTTTATAAGATCGTAACTATGCCCAAAACAATATGATTTTCCTTTAAAGTCAATAATACCAGGATGATTACCTCTTGTTAACTCAGAAGCATCTACAATCATACCCTTGTACCGCCATGGCCCTTTAGGCGAATCACTCATAGCATAGCCAATTCCTTCCGGACAACATGTTGAAGCATAAGACAAATAATAATGGTCTTTCCGCTTCCAAACCCAAGGGCCTTCCTGATAGTTTTTAGGTTTTGAAGGCTCTTTAACTATTTCTCCTGAAACAGAAATCATATTCTCATTCAATTTAACGTAATATAAATCTGGGTTTCCCCAATATAAGTAAGCCTGACCATCATCGTCAATAAAAGGAGTTGGATCAATATCGTTCCAAATATGATCTGAATCAATTAAACGTTTTCCTAAAGGGTCTTTGAAAGGCCCATATGGGCTATCTGCCACCAACACGCCTAATCCATTACCATGCATTGGACAATACATATAAAACTTTCCATTTCGTTCAATACATTGAACAGCCCAGGCTCCATTATCTTGTTTTGCCCATTTAAAATCCTTAAGTGAAGCTACAGTACCATGTTCAATCCAATTAACCATATCTGTTGATGTATAAAGAAGCCAACCGAGCATTTTAAATCCCTCTGCATCATCTTCATCATGAGATGTATATAAGAAAACAGTATCATTATACACCATTGGAGCAGGATCTGCTGTATACTTGGCTTGAATTATCGACTTCTGTTTAATTGAATTTTGTGCCTTACTATTTACTCCTGCAATGACAACAAAAAATACAATTGAGTAAAGAACAACTAATCTTTTCATCTACTTAATAATTAGTAAAACATTAATAACCAAAACAAATCACAAACACACTCCGATATGTCAGCTAATTTGCTTTGCCCATGACTATTTCATCTTTTTAAATTTTATTTTTTCACCAAATGCCTGCCCTTTCGAACCGACTAAAGACTCACAAGTGACTGTATTACTTTGTGCTATATTCTTAAATACTTTACAAACCGCTGCCAACATTGTAGTCTAATGTTATTTTTCTGCCGGTATAAACAACAACCTTACCAATCCTTGCTTTGGAATTATCTCCCTTTACTTTATTTGTTGAAACTTTGACTATATTGAATTTCCTATTTTTAAGCATTCCGGGGAAACTTCCTTTTAAGCTATCAATAGTCAATACTTTTTCAGCATCGTTCCAATTAAAAGTGATGGTTGAATACATGCCTTTCTCATAGTTGTAATTGTCGTTTTCGTCTTCGTACAAAGTAAATTCGCCATCGGCACCTTCATAAATACGAATTTCAAGCATATCCCATTTTTTTTCTGCTGCATACTGCACTTTTGGCCCGAATGGAAGAATGCTGCCAGCTTTTATATATAAAGGAATTTTATCAATGGCAGTTGTAACGGTAATATTCTGTCCTCCTAAGTATTTTTCGTTTGTCCAGAAGTCGTACCACTCTTCGCCAGCGGGCAAATAAACATTTTTAAATTTAGGTTTACGGAAATTAGTTTCTGTATTGCTTTTAGTATCTTCCTTCTCTGCTTTATCCCAACCAGTATCCGCATCAATTTTCAATGCTTTTTCCGGGGTATATTGCGCACTATCAATAGGAGCCACTAATATCGACTTGCCAAACATATACTCATTTCTCAAATCTTTTACATTCTCATCATTAAAATCCATTACTAAAGCCCGCATAAAACTTGACTGATCTTTAGTAACGTCCCATGCTGTAGCATAAATGTATGGAAGAAAAGAATAACGCAAATGAATTATTTTTTCGATAGCATCATAAATTGGTTCTCCCTTTTTACCAAACTGATAGATTTCTCTGGGAACATCTGTTCCATGAGAACGCATCATAGGTGTAAATGCTCCAAACTGCAACCAACGAACATATAGTTCCTGATATAAAGGATTTTTTGAACCGGAGCCATCATTCCAATTTTTATTATAGGCTCCTGCAAAAAAACCTCCAATATCGCTGTTCCAGTATGGAATACCACAAAGAGAAAAGTTCAAACCTGCCGGAATTTGATTTCTCAAAGATTCCCAAGACGAACTAACATCACCCGACCATGTATTAGCACCATAGCGCTGTTGTCCGGCAAAAGCCGAACGGGTTAAAATAAACACGCGCTTATCAGAAGAAACTTCGCGCTGATGTTCATAAACCCCACCAACAGTCATTAACGGATATGCATTACGAACTTTTCTAAATGAGCCCAAATAAGTTTTATTATCCATATCCTGTGCTCTGAAATCAAGATGATCAGGTTCTGTGGAGTCCATCCACCAACCGTCCATCCCCAACTTAAAGATACCTTGGTTTAAATATTTCCAGTATATATCGCGGGCTTCAGGATTATATGGATCATAAGGTTTAACTCCGGATGGATAATCTTTGTTGGGAGGCCAACTGGTCAGCCCGGATTGAGGCCAGGTTCCAATATTGAGCAACATTCCCTTTGGATTCATTTCACGATAAGGTTTAGTCATAGGGCCAAAGGAAGACCAAATGGAAATAATTATGTGTGCATTCAAGTCATGAATATCATTCACCATTTTTTGCGGCTTTGCAAAATCAGGATTAAGGAACTCCATGGCATTCCACAGGTAATTATTTCCCCAATATTGCCAATCCTGTATAATGCCATCAAGTGGCACGCCCAATTCCCGGTATTTTTCAACGACTCCAACTATCTCGTTCTGAATCTTATAACGTTCTTTGCTCTGCCAATAACCAAAAGTCCATAAAGGAAACATTGGCACTTGCCCGGTTAGGTTACGCATACAAGCAATTACACCATCGGAGTTGCCACCATACATAAAGTAGTAGTCGATACCATCGCCAACTTCTGAACTAAAACTGGTTGACTCACTATTATCCTTAAAGGTGGTAGGAGAGTAATTATCCCAATATACCCCATATCCTTTCTCAGACAAGAAGAAAGGCACGTAATCTTCGGTGTTGTTTTGCACCATTCTTACTTCTTGATTACGTTGCGACATTTTTCCCCGCTGAAGAATTCCCAAGCCATAAATTGCCTCGTTTTCATCCAGAACATATGACTGTGAGACACTATAAGTTGTATCTCCGGCATCAATAAAATCAGTAAATTTACCTCCATATGCTTTTTCGTTCAACAAAGGTTCTCCTGATATTGTTTTAAATGCCACTTGCCCATTCTTTAAATTTAATACAACACTAATTTTCTTACTCTTCAAGGTAATTTCCCTGCCCATTTCTTGGATATCAAAAATCTCTTCCTGAGGCTGCATAATCACAGAGAGGCTCTTTTTTTCAAACTCGTCACCCTCCGGAAATTTTAATATCCGAACTGTTGATGGTCCATAAAATTGAATTTCTATTTCAGTAGAATTTATTACTGTTTTAATACCCAGATCTGTATGTTTATATGATTGACCTTTACTGGTATTGTATAACGAAAAGACCAGTAAGAGCAATATATACATATGCTTTAATTTCATAATAAAAATATTTTTAATAATCATGCAATTCTTCAAGTTTACCTTTATTTAAAGGTATTTTCAATATTCCATTTTTAAAACTTTAGTTGCAACCACTGTTCCATCTGAATAAAGTTCTTTAACTATAAAAATTCCTCTCCGATTATCTAAATCAGTTATTTTTTGTCCTAATAAAGTAAAATATGCAGTTGACGTAACCACAGCGCCTGAACTTGGAATATTATAAATCCCATTCGTTTTTTCTACTTGTCCGAATAGAGCAATAGTTTTACTAAAAGCTCCTGCCGAAGAAAGCTCAATATCCCCACTATACATATTGTCTGTTAAACCGGAAACTAACCTTACATATATAGTAACCAATGAGACTTCACCCTTATTCGGACCAAGCGATATCATTTGAGAATATCCCTGTGTCTCTTCTAGTGATATTTCATAATTGGCAGAAGATGTAATGACAATATCATTCGTCAATTTATTACCGGAAACTATAATTTGCTGTATAGTAGATGGTCCTGTATCAATTCCATAATAAAAATCATTAAGCTCTGTAATATTATTTGAGTTAATATCCTGAATATTAATAGATGGTGGATCATATTCGCTGGAATTAGATAGGAATACAGTATCAATTACAAAAGGATTACTGCCATTAGACCAAAAACCTGCAATATAAATATGTTCCGAATTAAGAGGTGTACCATCATTTTTATTTGCATGTTCCAGCATTACAACCACTTCATTTTCATTACCGAACTGATACGAAGCAGGTGATCCCCAATAACTACTACCATCATAAATATTGAATGATATATCGGCAGTATTATTTCCACCTAATCGAGCAATGATATATTTATAACCAGTTAAATCAATTCCTTCATATTGCCAACCTCCAAAACCATATAATCCGGTTTTCAGCGTATTGGTAACTCCATCAAAAGAGCCATTTTCCCAGATATCAGGATTAAATAAATTATTTGTTAACGGAAAAGTGGTTGAAGTAATATTTAATGTCACTTGCTTTTGTACACCTAAAGGTCCTGTGTAAGCTATATCAATAGTTGCTTCTCCATCCTTAAATGAGTAAATTCTTCCATTAGAAACTTCAACGACCGAGGGATTGTCAATAGTGTACTCAGCAAGAGAACCTACATTTTCGATATGCCCATCAGCAAAAACAGCCTTTATTTTTAAACCTACAGAGCTACCTGTTAAAAGTGTTAATTTCTCCCCACTTTCAACAACCAGATCCGATAACGTTAAATAGTCATCTGCAGCACCTTCAAAACTATATTCCTTTGCATATTCTTGATACCAATGATAAACCGGCCATGGACAAGCCTCCGGATCATTTAGAAAGACATAATTCTCACCTTCAGCAGGAGCAATTCCTGTAAAATCATCCAACAGGTCAGGACTTGTAAAAAGGAGCCAACTTACATTGCCGCAACTGTCAACAATCTTCTTCAAATTTGCACCGAAACCATCTCCACCAGCAATACCGGTAATATCTTTACCCCAGGATGCGTTGTATTTTTCCGGCGCCCAATCCATCTCTGTTACCATAATAGGTGCCATATCAGCTATTGGCTGAACCTGATTATTCCATCCATTTTGGAAAGGTTCATAGCCTTGACCACTGTTAAACCACCCTGGATAAACATGCACTGCATAACCAATATTATCACCTTCAATGGGATTAGCTGCATACCCGGAATACAATGACTGATATCCTAAACCCGGTATCCAAAGTATGTTATTTGCACTCTCCCTTACAGCATCAACAATTGCCTGAAAATAGATTTTAAGCTTATCGAAATGACCTTGCGTACCTGCGCCATATGTTCCATCGTATCCAAGTATATCAACTGGTTCATTAGCTAATTCAAACATAATATTAGGATTGTTTTTTAATTTGGGATGTTGAGCAACATATCCCCAAACCTGAATAAGATATTGCTGATATGCATCGCCGATAGCTATCTCTTCGGGACAAACTCCCGGAGGACGCATTACAACGTACAATCCCTTTGAGATTGCATATTCGGCCATGGGGATAAAAACCTGATCGAGATATGTTTTAAACCGATTAAAGTCAAAGGCAGATATATCGTTTTCACCATTAACCTGCACACCCGGAGTATTGGACCAATAAGGATCCATATGCAATCGGATAAAATTCATTTTCCAACCGGCCTGCAATATACCGTCAATTAAGCCTTGGTTATAAGTCAAACATGCAGCCACATCAAAGTTGGTCCATTTTGAATTCTGTTCGTTAAACCAAGGAGAGTATGTTTGAGCAAAACCGTGCAAATTTACAATATGACCAGAAACATCTTTTAAATATCTCCCCTCCACATGCAACTGAGGCATTGGCATTCCTTCCCATGCAAATGTGATATTTACATGGAAAATAACTGCTAATACCAAACACAATTTTAAAATTACTGTCTTCATCATGACTATTTTTTTGTGTGACTTTTAATAATATTGCTTATTAATTACAATTGTACAAACGTTATCAGGCAATCTATCTTCCACCTTTTCCCTTTGGATTTGCGATCTTATTTTCAGTCCACAAAAAGAGAATAGTGTTGCGAACCAAATTTTTGATCGCAACACAGCCTCATTTAGTTAAAAAAATTTATTGCAGGCAACAAACCTTTTTTCCTGTTAAATATTTAATTGTTAAAACTTCATTATACCGATCAGTGTTACTCATACAAATTGTAGAAAAATGTCTATTAACAGATAAACTACAGAACTAATCGACCAAACCTTATGAATCCATTCTACAAATTTCCGATCTCAACCTACACATCATTGAAATAATATTTTACTTAAGTTATTACCAACCTCATGAAAAAATAACCTTGGTAAATAAAAATTTTAAACACTTAAAAAATCCAATAATACTATTATCCTTATTTTGCCCAATCCTTCCCATCAGGTGTCCTGCGCCACTCAAAATATCCATCAAGTACTTTCAATGCTGATTCACTTGGCACAGCACCTACATGAGGTTTCTGTTGTAAATACATTACCTCTGGAGTTTCATCGCTAAATGCATTCCATTCAGGAACTCCTTCGCCATTAGGATTACCATATTTTGCAAAATTTGTCCAATAAATACCCATTGCTTCTGATATTTCCAGATCTGATTTTGAAGCATTTTTGGGATCTAAATGCTGAAATACATAAGCTACATCTTGCCCATGAGGAGAACCATGTCCATACATAGGCGAATCTTCTGGAAAGTCTGGATGCTGATCGAAATAGTAATAGTAAACTTTTGATTGGCCTGTTCGAGATTGAAGCCTTGCCCAACTCCAGGTTTGCCAACCAAAAGCAGCATCACGCATAAGATCCCTAGCTGTTTTTGGCACCGTATTATCACCAACTGGATAAGCATTAATTAAAGCATCTGCAAATTCGCCATAGCGTCCTTTTACTCCACTAATATATTGCTCAGGTGTTTTTTCCCAGGAAAAACTAGCTCCTTCATCTGAGTTATAACCGATTAATACAGGTACATCATTGTAATTCCCTTCCTCATAAAGTTTATGTTGGTCGTCAGGAATCACAAATCCATCAACAATTGGCCAGCCACCGGGCATAGTCCACCCCTGAGGGATAAACTTTTCAGCAGGCATTTTACGTAACTCGACAATAGATGAAGCTCCATGATTTTTTACATATTCAATACCATCAGCTTCAGCCTGTTTAAGGGTTTTCATATTTTCACCAGGATAAGTAGTTGGGCGTGTTGGCCCAAATGATCCACCACTCTGCGAGATAGCACCAGAAAAAAGTCCTTTTGCCAATGGTGAAGCACACAGCATACTAACCGAGATGGCTCCTGCCGACTCGCCAAAAATGGTCACCTTATCTGGGTCTCCGCCAAATTTGGCAATATTTTTTTGTATCCATTGTAATCCTGCTATCTGATCTAACAGCCCATAATTACCCGACACTTTATCTGGACTTTCGGCACTAAGTTCAGGGTGAGCTAAAAAACCTAGTTGTCCAACACGGTAAGCCACACTAACCAAAACAACCCCTTTATTCGCCATAGCTTGTCCATCAAACACAGGTTCTGAGGTACACCCAAAACTAAAGCCCCCTCCATATATCCATACCAATACTGGTATTTTTTCATTCGCAGATTTCGCTGGAGTCCATACATTCAGGTACAAGCAATCTTCACTTTTTCCTGAAGGCGGATTAGCCCCTTGCATTGGCCCTGGGGCATATTCTGTAGCCTGCCTTACCCCTTCCCACTTTTCTGCTTGTTGAGGAGCCTTCCAACGCAATTCTCCAACCGGAGGCTTTGCAAAAGGAATTCCTTTAAAAACAGTTAATTCACCTTCAATTTTTCCTTGTAACACACCATTTTCACCCTTTACCTGTCCCGGTTCTAAGTTTGAACAAGAATATATACTTATCCCTATTAATACTGTAAATAAAAATGTTATTTTTTTCATTATTCTGTTTTATTGAATCGTTACTTTTACCATTTTTAATTTTTTTACATCAGAGCTATTGCCATAGAAAACTTCGTACTCGCCAGGTGTAACAGCCATTTTACGTTGCTCCCAATCATAAAACTCAAATGAATCAGAAGCTAAATCTATCACTGCCTTTGCAGAACTTCCTGCTTTCACCACTACTCTTTTGAAACCTTTTAATGTTTTTAAAGGGCCATCAATGTCATTCACTTTCCGAACATATACCTGAACAATTTCAGTTCCATCCATACTACCTGAATTCTTAACAGTCAAGGTTATCTGAGTGCTTTCGCAAGTATTAATACTTGATTTACTTAAACTTGCTGCACCAATTTCAAAATTTGTATAACTTAAACCAAATCCAAACGGAAAAAGAACATCTGTTGTATATCGATAGGTACGACCTTTCATGGAATAATCTTCAAAATCGCCTAATTTTTCAGAGTTTTTGTAAAATGAAATCGGCAATTTACCGGAAGGATTATAATCGCCAAACAGAACATCAGCAATAGCTTGTCCTCCCGATTCGCCGGCATACCAAGCCTGAAGAATAGCATCACACGTCTCGGTTTCGGGAGTTAAAGCAATAGCCGAACCGGAACAGTTAACGAAAATCACTTTTTTACCGGCCTCTTTCAATGCCTTTAAACAGTTACGCTGAACAGATGGTAATTCAATATTGGTACGGTCGCCACCTTTAAAACCCGGATAAGAAACCGGCATTTCTTCGCCTTCCAGTTCGCCGGAAAGTCCTCCTGCAAATACTACCACATCTATGCCTTTTAGCTTTTTAATTAAGGAGGTATAATCTACATCAACTTCTTTTCCGAAATTCAGTTCAATATTGGCCTGCCAATCGTTCATTTGAGCATATCGTATTTCAATTTTATACTTTTTACCTGCTTCTACTTTAATAGACATCTTTGAGGAGAGCAAGCGCCAGTTATTGTATTTTCGAATAGTATCGCCATTTACCAACAATTCAAAAGCTCCTGAGGCACCTCCTTTAAAAACAAGATCTTCGGTTTTTTTTGCCACAAATTCGGTTTCATATAAAGCTGAAAAACCTTCAAGTTTTACACCTGATGCAAATTCGTGTTGCCCGGCAGTTGTTAATTTAATTGGATTGGTAATTTGCGTAGTTGCAACAACAGCACCTTCTCTTTCACTATTATTCCAATAGGTAGCTTTAAAACCGGGTTTGCCTTCAAAAGCACATTGCCCTATATAACTTTGGGTAACTTTATCCTCAACTAAATCACAACCTTTATCGTAAAAAAAGGTATTATCAGCCAATTTGGTTTTTATACCGTTAAGAATAGAAATAGTTCGTACCGGTGTACCATTATAATTTCCCCATAACATGGGTTCATTGCCGGCGTTGGGTCCTATAACGGCAATCTTATTCTCTTTTTTGGATAATGGAAGAATATGGTTGTTATTTTGAAGCAAAGTCAGTGACTGGCGAGCCATATCAAGTGCCAACTGTCTGTGTTTTTCATTATTCAAAATTGAAGGAGGAATTTGTGCCCAAGGTACCATTGAATCATCATCAAAATCGCCAAGATCAAAACGCCCAATTAATACACGCATTAAGCTTTTATCTATATCTTCCTCTTTTATCAACCCCTTTTCAACAGCTTTTGGTAATGTCTTATAAGGATAATTATTCCATACACATTCTACATCAGTTCCAGAAAGAACGGCTTTTGAGGCGGCATGAACTGCATCGGAAGATACTTTATGTGAGGTGAAAAAATCAGTAACTGCCCCACAATCAGAAACTACTAAATACTTATACCCCCACTCTTCGCGAAGAATACGTTGCAAAAGCCTTGTGCTGCCACAACAAGGCTCATCGTCTAAACGCTGATAAGCGCACATCACCTGGCGTACATCACCTTCTTGTACCAAAGCCTTAAATGCCGGAAGGTAGGTTTCATATAATTCCCGGGGATCCACGTCGTTAAGATTCAATTCATGACGACTCCATTCCGGGCCGGAATGTACTGCATAATGCTTTGCACAAGCTAACAACTTACGATATTTAGCATCGGCAGGCCCTTGCAAGCCCTTTACTACCGCAACGCCCATCCTAGATGTTAAGTACGGATCCTCTCCATAGGTCTCTTGTCCGCGCCCCCAGCGAGGGTCTCTAAAAATATTTACATTCGGTGTCCAAACTGAAAGACTTAGGAAACGTTTGTTTTCATTACCCATATTAATCCACTCATGGTATTTGGCACGTGCTTCATCTGACACAGCGTCATAAATATCATATAACAATTCATCATTAAATGATGCTGCCATACCAATAGGTTCGGGAAATACGGTTACATTACCATTATTAGCATATCCATGTAAAGCTTCGCTCCACCAGTTAAATTTCTTAATATCCAGCCGTGGTACAGCGTCTGACTGATCGCACATTAATGTTGCCTTTTCTTCAAGGGTAAGCCTTAAAATTAAATCTTTAGCGCGCTCTTCTGAGCTTAGTTTCGGATTTTGAAAGGGATATTGTTGCGCCCGGATATTAACTGTAAGCAAAAACAAGGCTGAAAGGCATAGCCATTTTCGTAAATGTGCGATTGGTTTCTTTTTCATTGTATACTCAATTTTTACATGTTTTTTAAGAACATCATGTTTCATTATTTTACTTGATTTAGTACAGCAGCAAAACCTCCACGGCGCAATAGTTTCACATCAGCAGTACTTGTTTTGTCCACCACCATATATTTTACTGCAAAATCTTTATCATGCCGGCCATCACTGATTAATGTCAACTTATACTTTATATT is a genomic window containing:
- a CDS encoding glycoside hydrolase family 97 catalytic domain-containing protein, whose product is MRALFFLGCMLLATAIYSQQAKMVFSPDGNLKVNIEVKNGNLVYSVSYKESTVLVDSPLGLITNEGDFSKGMVLVKSTTGNVYKSYTEEKIKQSDVEYNANTLACSFKNEQEKEIAVLFQVSNNNIAFRYELPAWDKTMVCVVEKETTGFHFPTGTNAFLSFMMNPMEGFARTAPSYESGYQANVPMDQTTSGEGYVFPGLFRIGDTGWALVSETGVNSQYCAAHLSGFKNGGYTVEFPNPKQNNGFGNSGAQIGLPGVTPWRTITIGETLQPIVETTIPYDVVEPLYEASQKFEYGRSTWSWIVWQDASMNYEDQVKYVDLAADMGYEYILIDAWWDKNIGYEKMKELINYAASKDVGVFLWYNSNGAANDAFMTPLNKMNSSIARKKEMKWLKEAGVKGLKVDFFGGDKQETMRLYEDILSDANDYGLMIVFHGTTLPRGWERMYPNFVGSEAVLASEMLVFVQDIREKEAFYASLHPFMRNSVASMEFGGVFLNKHLNRDNKEGQTRVTTDAFQLAIAVLFQNPVQMFALTPNNLIDAPEFEIDFMKDIPTTWDETRYIEGYPGKYSVIARRHGQKWYVAGVNAEKSAKTLKLKLPMFAGQSVAMYNDNRKLETSLGNVKVSKKGDVTITIQPNGGVVLTK
- a CDS encoding glycoside hydrolase family 43 protein, translated to MKRLVVLYSIVFFVVIAGVNSKAQNSIKQKSIIQAKYTADPAPMVYNDTVFLYTSHDEDDAEGFKMLGWLLYTSTDMVNWIEHGTVASLKDFKWAKQDNGAWAVQCIERNGKFYMYCPMHGNGLGVLVADSPYGPFKDPLGKRLIDSDHIWNDIDPTPFIDDDGQAYLYWGNPDLYYVKLNENMISVSGEIVKEPSKPKNYQEGPWVWKRKDHYYLSYASTCCPEGIGYAMSDSPKGPWRYKGMIVDASELTRGNHPGIIDFKGKSYCFGHSYDLIKQSTSTFYERRSVDMDEMVYNDDGTIQNRHYWSVEGPAQIGSFNPYQNVEAETMAWSEGLKTNKNTSKGMYVTHIHNNDYLQVVGVDFEKGAKEFEAIVTSLVIGKIEIRLDDKDGSLIGNCEIENTGGDDRWKSFTTKVKKVKGKHDLYLVFKGGEGELFHFDAWKFIK
- a CDS encoding TIM-barrel domain-containing protein encodes the protein MKLKHMYILLLLVFSLYNTSKGQSYKHTDLGIKTVINSTEIEIQFYGPSTVRILKFPEGDEFEKKSLSVIMQPQEEIFDIQEMGREITLKSKKISVVLNLKNGQVAFKTISGEPLLNEKAYGGKFTDFIDAGDTTYSVSQSYVLDENEAIYGLGILQRGKMSQRNQEVRMVQNNTEDYVPFFLSEKGYGVYWDNYSPTTFKDNSESTSFSSEVGDGIDYYFMYGGNSDGVIACMRNLTGQVPMFPLWTFGYWQSKERYKIQNEIVGVVEKYRELGVPLDGIIQDWQYWGNNYLWNAMEFLNPDFAKPQKMVNDIHDLNAHIIISIWSSFGPMTKPYREMNPKGMLLNIGTWPQSGLTSWPPNKDYPSGVKPYDPYNPEARDIYWKYLNQGIFKLGMDGWWMDSTEPDHLDFRAQDMDNKTYLGSFRKVRNAYPLMTVGGVYEHQREVSSDKRVFILTRSAFAGQQRYGANTWSGDVSSSWESLRNQIPAGLNFSLCGIPYWNSDIGGFFAGAYNKNWNDGSGSKNPLYQELYVRWLQFGAFTPMMRSHGTDVPREIYQFGKKGEPIYDAIEKIIHLRYSFLPYIYATAWDVTKDQSSFMRALVMDFNDENVKDLRNEYMFGKSILVAPIDSAQYTPEKALKIDADTGWDKAEKEDTKSNTETNFRKPKFKNVYLPAGEEWYDFWTNEKYLGGQNITVTTAIDKIPLYIKAGSILPFGPKVQYAAEKKWDMLEIRIYEGADGEFTLYEDENDNYNYEKGMYSTITFNWNDAEKVLTIDSLKGSFPGMLKNRKFNIVKVSTNKVKGDNSKARIGKVVVYTGRKITLDYNVGSGL
- a CDS encoding cellulase family glycosylhydrolase; this encodes MMKTVILKLCLVLAVIFHVNITFAWEGMPMPQLHVEGRYLKDVSGHIVNLHGFAQTYSPWFNEQNSKWTNFDVAACLTYNQGLIDGILQAGWKMNFIRLHMDPYWSNTPGVQVNGENDISAFDFNRFKTYLDQVFIPMAEYAISKGLYVVMRPPGVCPEEIAIGDAYQQYLIQVWGYVAQHPKLKNNPNIMFELANEPVDILGYDGTYGAGTQGHFDKLKIYFQAIVDAVRESANNILWIPGLGYQSLYSGYAANPIEGDNIGYAVHVYPGWFNSGQGYEPFQNGWNNQVQPIADMAPIMVTEMDWAPEKYNASWGKDITGIAGGDGFGANLKKIVDSCGNVSWLLFTSPDLLDDFTGIAPAEGENYVFLNDPEACPWPVYHWYQEYAKEYSFEGAADDYLTLSDLVVESGEKLTLLTGSSVGLKIKAVFADGHIENVGSLAEYTIDNPSVVEVSNGRIYSFKDGEATIDIAYTGPLGVQKQVTLNITSTTFPLTNNLFNPDIWENGSFDGVTNTLKTGLYGFGGWQYEGIDLTGYKYIIARLGGNNTADISFNIYDGSSYWGSPASYQFGNENEVVVMLEHANKNDGTPLNSEHIYIAGFWSNGSNPFVIDTVFLSNSSEYDPPSINIQDINSNNITELNDFYYGIDTGPSTIQQIIVSGNKLTNDIVITSSANYEISLEETQGYSQMISLGPNKGEVSLVTIYVRLVSGLTDNMYSGDIELSSAGAFSKTIALFGQVEKTNGIYNIPSSGAVVTSTAYFTLLGQKITDLDNRRGIFIVKELYSDGTVVATKVLKMEY